The following coding sequences lie in one Hydrogenophaga sp. PBL-H3 genomic window:
- a CDS encoding PEP-CTERM/exosortase system-associated acyltransferase — protein sequence METVYFTFYEVIPGSSDFEDYLEARYLVFCEELGRVDAPGMFSSRGHPIETDQYDANSRHFIARHKASGVVAGFMRIIMPNEYGLNVAQRYVIERPLPYSSATEDKIGEISRLAVTPHFRRRHSDEGKPIQGDPESEMTLKTDGVRHHQPELVLGMYREVYQLCRQTGLDYCMAAMDNLFSRLLTRLGFPFVAVGPLNPNVTPARRVYIISATEMERMLGAREATILQFMQTQLNTNAESAPLA from the coding sequence ATGGAAACTGTGTACTTCACCTTCTACGAAGTGATCCCGGGCAGCTCCGATTTCGAGGACTACCTCGAGGCGCGGTACCTCGTGTTCTGCGAAGAGCTGGGCCGGGTCGATGCACCGGGCATGTTTTCCAGCCGCGGGCATCCCATTGAAACCGATCAGTACGACGCCAACAGCCGCCATTTCATCGCCCGCCACAAAGCCAGTGGCGTGGTGGCGGGTTTCATGCGGATCATCATGCCCAACGAATATGGGCTCAATGTGGCGCAGCGCTACGTGATCGAGCGGCCCCTGCCCTACTCCAGCGCCACCGAGGACAAGATCGGGGAAATTTCCCGGCTGGCCGTGACGCCGCATTTTCGCCGCCGTCATTCTGACGAGGGCAAGCCGATTCAGGGTGACCCCGAAAGTGAGATGACCCTCAAGACCGATGGTGTGCGGCATCACCAACCCGAGCTGGTGCTGGGCATGTACCGCGAGGTGTACCAGCTGTGCCGCCAGACCGGCCTGGATTACTGCATGGCCGCGATGGACAACCTGTTCAGCCGGCTGTTGACCCGACTGGGATTTCCTTTCGTGGCGGTGGGCCCTCTGAACCCCAACGTCACGCCGGCGCGCAGGGTCTACATCATCAGCGCCACCGAAATGGAACGCATGCTCGGGGCTCGTGAAGCCACCATCCTGCAGTTCATGCAGACGCAACTCAACACGAACGCGGAATCCGCTCCTCTGGCCTGA